ATTTGCCGCCCGCTTTGAGGAAACTGGCGATCACGGCATAGGTCATTAGGGTCGAAAGGTCCTTTTTCCCTTTGCCCAGGATGGTGTCCATGCCGGAATGGACGAACAATCCCAATTCCTGCCAGAGGGGCGCGGAGCGGTCCCGGTAGGCTTGGGGCAGGCTTTCCCAGTTGATCCACGGGGGATTACCGACGATGTAGTCGAACGGCTCCAGGAAGAGGGGCATGAAGGCGTTTTTGATGACCCTGGCCCAGATGCCGTCAAGGCCGTCGCGGTGTAAGGTTTGCAAGCGTTCAAAGAGGTCTCGCAGGGTGGTTTCGTGGGTCGAGTCCGCGTTCAGTTCCGGCAATTCGCGGCGGCAGCGTTGCAGGAAAGCGTCGGTGGTGAAGCCGCCGGTGATATACTCTTCGAGCAGGTCGGTCAGTTTTTCGATTTTGGCGCGGCTATCCACAGCCAGGGGCAAGGGGAGGGGTCCGACGGCGGTTTCCAGGATGCGGCGGTTGTGTTCCCACAATCCCTGGCCTAGGGTGGGGGTCAGGATGCTGTCGGCCAGGTAGATGGGCAGTTCGACTTCGCGGCGGCGGTAGGGGAGCAAGTCGGCGATGGCCAGGAGGAAGTTGACACGTGCGGCCATGACGGCCAGGGGGTTGAGGTCCAGACCCGCCAGGTTGTGGAGGATGAACTCCAGGGTATCGGCTTCGGCTAGTCCCGCCTGGCGGCAGTTGGCCTTGAGGGCGCGGGCCGCCAGCACGAGGAAGGTGCCGGAACCACAGGCCGGGTCGAGCAGGCGTTTGGGGGAGAGGGGGGAGACTGCTCCGGATTTGGGCATTTGGAAGAGCGGTTCATCGAGTTGGGCCAGCAGGTGCTCGGCGAGCCAGTCCGGGGTGTAGAACTCGCCGAGGTCGTGGCGGATTTCGCGGGGCAGGAGATAGTGGTAAAGCTTTTTGAGCAGGTCGCGGGCGGAGTGGGGGTCATCCTGAACGGTGACGGGGTTGTAATCCGCTAGGCGCTGAAGCACTTGGCCCAGGGCGGCCTCCACGCTGGCATCCCAGGCATCGAGATACCAGGCGAAAAAATCCCCTTCCAGGAGGTTTTTGAGGCCCAGGGTGCGAAAGAAGCCGCCGCTTTCCAGGTTTCGCAATTCGCGGCGTAAGGCATCCCCTGCCAGAGAAGCGACGGTTGTCAACGGGGTGGCACCGAGGGCACCACCCGCATAAGCTTGCAGCACCAGTCGGGCGATGTTTTTGACGATGAAGGCGAAGTAGGTTTGCAGGGCGAAGAAGAAGCGCGGCATGTCGGTCTGTTCCGGCTTTAGTCCCATGCCCTGGAGGAAGTCGCGTAACTCCGCTTTGTGCTGCAACTGTCCGGCGGCGGCCTCGTAACCGGCCGTCTCGCCGAAAAAGAGCTGCCACTGCTCAAACAGGCGGGCGGTCAAATCGTCGGCGTGGTCGCTGAGGGCGTGGTACAGAGCGCGGGTCACCTCCTGACTAAGGGGATTGTGATTGCCGAAATCCTCGACCAGGTTTTCCGGAATCAGGGCGCGGCCAGAGGACAGGGAGAACAGGGAGCGCAGGAAGCGTTCACACGAGGCCGGGTTGACGGGCAGCGGTTCCTCCACGATCCAGTGGCCCTGATGATAACGGACGAAGATGAAGAAGCTGCCGTCAAAGGCCACTCCGAGCAGGCGATCACGCTCGTGGCGTTCCGTTTGGGCTAAACCGGCGATGTAATTTTTGACCTGTTCGACGGCGTGGGCGGTCGGCCCGTGGGTCAAGTCCCTGCGCAGTGAGCCAGGCGGCTCGTATTCGATAACCAGGCGGTTATAGACTGCATCGGCGCGGCCGGTGGCCAGCGTGTATTGCTCGCGGAAGAACAGGTCCACGCCCAGTTCCCTTGCCAGGCGTTCGATCTCATTGTTCATCTGCCGCTCAAACTCTGCCTCGTTGTGGGCACTCCGGGTGGCGCGGAGCGTGTCCTGAGCAAAAGCCGGCGCTAATTCCCGAATTCTCTGATAAGTTTGCAGCATCGGGGCTGATCCCAAGGTGGCAAGGATTGGCTTTACTGTGTTGTAACAGCGTAGAACAGACTGCCAGAGCACGCAAGGGGGCATCTACGGAGCATACCCGCATCCTTCACCCTCGAAGCGTGAGGCTCCCACAGCGCGGGGAGACAGGAGCGAGGAACGGACCGCCGCTAAGACAGCGAGAATGCAGCACGGGGGGAATGAGGGAACGGTCCAGGAGCAGTGGCGCAGGGGGACGTCCGCTGCTTCCCCTCGCTCAGGCAGCGGCTGAGGCGGTTCAGGGCTTCCTGCCAGTGCCCCGGATGCTGGAGCAGGCCGAGGCGGACCATGTTCCGTCCGCTTGGTCCGCAGAGTTCCCCCGGTAGAACCCGCAGCCGATACTTCCGCTCCAAAACCTCGGCCCATTGTCGGCCATCGAGGCCCAACGCCGCGGTCGAAATCCACAGAAAGCCGCCCTGGCCACTATCCCCCGTTTCCAGCCCCCAACGCTGGAAGAGGTCCCCCGCCTGCTGCCGCTGCTTCTGCCAGCGCTGGAACAGGGCCGGTCGTTCGTGCTGCGGTCGGCTTTCCTCCAGGCAAGCAGCGGCTAGCCATTGACAGGGCGTTGGCACCACGGCAGCGTGGAGATGCTGAAGCGCCTGGCAGGCACGTAAAACCACGCGGGGGCCGATCAGCCACCCGACCCGCCAGCCCCGCACGTTGTGCGACCAGCTCAACGAATCGGCGAGGAGCAGGTGCGGTCTGATGCCGGGGATCGCTTCCCACCGCGCCGCCTCTCCCCGCGGATGCAGTTCGGCAAAGGCCTGATCCACGTACAGCAACACATCATGGGCCGCCGCCAGCCAGGCGATGTACTCGCGATCTTCGGGATGAAAGACCGCCCCCGTCGGGTTCACCGGGTCCGCCAAAAGCAGCATGCGCGCCCGCCGGATGGCTCGCTCCAGCACGGCACGGGGAAAGCGGCACCACCCGTCCTCCACCCAGGTGGGCACCCACGCGAGGCGTGCCCGTCGGCTCTGTGCTCCCCAGGCCAAAAGCGGCGAACAGGGGTCGAAGAGAACCACCCGATCGCCAGGATCAAGGCACGCCTCCAGCGCCAGGCTCAAAGCGCCGCTTCCGCCGGGAGTGATCAGCACATTCTGAGGGGAAATCTCCGCAGCGGGGACGTAGCGGGCGGCCACCACAGCGCGCAACTCTCCGCATCCGCCAGCGGGAGGCAGAGCATTGCTGCTGTGGCTCGGCGGCAGAAAACTCACGTTCCGAATCGCCCCGTGCCGCAAATCGATCACCCCGCCCCCGTGAGCCTCTTCCCCCCACGGCAGCGGTGCGGACAGGACTTCTCCCGGCAGCGAGAGCATCGCGCGGGCCAGGCGGTTTACGGTTTCGCTCTCCGCGGCATTCCTCCAGAGCCAAGCCGTGGGGGAACGACTCCTCCCCCGCCACCGCCGCCACCAGTCCGTTGCCCACCGGATCATCCTTCCGCCTCCGGCTCCAGCCAGCCCTGTCCATCCGGCCCGCATTCTGAGCGATTCCCTCCCCTGCTGTAAAGGGGACCTTGCCCGTGGGAGGAGCCGGGGACGGGAAGCAGGCGGCTGTTCGCCTTCACGCAGGCATCGTCTGGCCTTTCCCCACGGTTACACTTTTCAGACAGGACGGTGGAAAGAACCGGGGCGCACCGCCGTCAGTGCTCCCCGGCTCCTGTTCCCTTCGAGCGGAAGAAGGACGGAATGTGCTGTCCGAATGATGTCACCAATCGTTACCCAGCACTTCCCGGCCGGAAAAGGTGGAGGCCGCCCGATAGGTGTTGAGACTCATCGAATCCAACACAAAGCGGACGGAGCCATCGGCCAGGGCGAAGTTCGCCCCGCCGGGATGCATGCTGCGGAAGGAGTACACGTTCGGCCAAAAGCTGGGGGACACATTGACGCCCGCCGGCCGGATGAGCAGGGTGCCGAGGTTCAGGGGGATGGCACACACCCCATTGGCGCCGTTGGCATACGCCCAGGCATTGTGATCATTCATGATGCCCACATCTTCCCCAATCATCAAAGTGTTGCTGGTGCCATCCGTGATGTACTCCATGCGGAAGCGGCGGCGGTTATCCTCCCGGCAGAAGATGCCATTGCCGCAATTGGCGCCGACCAATCCATCCCCGCCGGACCAGCCGGTGTTGTTGGTGTAAGCACTGGCGCTCCCCCCGTGGGTGTAGTGCGAACCGGAGACCCCCTTGTAGCTCGTCGAGGCCATGACGAATCCCCCCCAGTTGGCCACGTTGGTGCGGGTATCAGGTGTCGGATCGCTCGGACAGCGGAAGGTGGGAACCACCGTCCGGAACAACTGCTGGCCCGTCGCACTATTCATCGGGGCTTCCGGATTGTTGGCCAACCCGCCGGCACGATAAAGATTGTCTTGCTCAATGAACGGCAGGAGCCGGGCCAGAAAGCTCCACTGCCGCTCACTCTGGACGCAGCACCCGCGCCCCGTGAGCGGATCGCCGTTGTAAGGGAATCGTCCGTTCGCATCGTGGTAGCTGTGCACCGCCAGCGCGATCTGCTTGAGATTGTTACTGCACTTCGAACGGGCCGCCGCCTCGCGCACCTTCTGCACCGCGGGCAAAAGCAGGCCAATGAGGATGGCAATGATGGCGATCACGACGAGCAGTTCGATCAGCGTGAACGCCTCCCGCTGCGACATCGACCGTTTCATGAGACCACCTCCACGCGTGAATGAAAATCGACATGCGGTGAGGCTGATAAACCCGATAACACCTTGAGACCTCACCACCAACCCCACACTAAATCGGCGAAAAGATGAATGCAAGATGAAAATCGAAAAAAATGTTTGACGATCATCTCTGGGTATTCATCGGGAAGCGACGACTGGGCACTGACCCTCAAGAGCCACTCTCCCGGATGGCTGGCAACAGGCGGCGAATGACGAGCAGGGGAACAGGAGGACAAAAGGGCCGGGGTAAAGGGTGGAGTTGCTGTGCCGTGAGCGGCGAGCGGGGAGGGGTCAGAAACCAATCGGGATTTCCCGGTCATGAGGGAGACAGAGACGGTTTCCGACCGCATTGTTCCCGTGGAGTTCGGATTTCCTCCGCGTCTTGCTCTCGGCGTATTTTTTTGGTAATGTGACAGTCATAATCATCCCCGCCCTTCCAGAATATCAGTTCGCCCCTATCCCCAGGAGGGCCCTATCGTGCCCATTTCTCAAACGTGCCCGCAATGCCGTGTGCGTTTGCGCGTCCCCGACGAGAAGGTGGGCCAGGCGATTCGCTGTCCGAAATGCGGGCACAGCTTCCCAGTGACTCTGCTCGCGGAACCACGAGGCCATCAGGACGGAACCGGTGACAATCCGGTGGCACGCACCGAGCAGAAGCCGACCGAGCAAGGGCCGGGGTGGGAAGTCATCGACCGGGCGTCGTCTCCGCCCCTGGTGGCTCAGGTGGTTGAAGATGAAGATGAATCGGTCCCCCTGCCGACGAAACCGCGGAAGTCCCGCAAGGCTGCAAAAAAGGCCGATTCCCTGGAGACCGTCAAAGTCGTCGGCGGGGTGATAGCCGCCATCTTGGGCGTCATCGGGGGAGTATATTTGCTTCTGGTTTTTTTGGGTTTTGCGGGCACCGCCTCGTCCGCCTACGGGGAGTTATGCGACATTTTTGAAACGGCTGCGACCGCGCTGGAAGACGCCCGGCAACCTCAAAAGCGGTCCGCCGCCGCCCAAAAACTCTCCGAACAAGCCAAACGGCTGCAAGCCTGGACGGACAAATACAAGGACGCAAAAGCGGAAGAGGCCGCCATCAAAGCGGCGCTCCGCCGCTATGAGGAACGCATGGAAAAAGCCCTCGTACGCGTCGGTATCGCCGAACAACAATTGCAAGATGACCCGGAAGCGATGAAGGACCCCAACGTGTCCCAAGCTGTGCGCGCCTGGCGAGTGGCCCTTCTGGGCTTGGCAAGTCAGACCGACCCCCTTCACAAATTCAAGCCCTCCCGCCGCTGAATGACGAGCCACGAGGACGGCATAGCCCGACTCTGCCCTTGCGCCCCGCCCTCGCGCCGCGGACGACTCCCACTTCCAGCCGCCGCGGCCTCACACATCGCCCGGTGACAAGCCCTGGTCACGGAATGATGCGGCACTTCGGCAGCGCCTTTTGCAACTCCTGCTTTCCCGCCCTGGTGACCCTGGTGTCAAAAAGGATCAACATTTGCAGATTCTTCAGCGCTGCCAGCTCCTTCAGCCCGGCGTCGGTGATGCG
This genomic interval from Thermogemmata fonticola contains the following:
- a CDS encoding MJ0042-type zinc finger domain-containing protein — encoded protein: MPISQTCPQCRVRLRVPDEKVGQAIRCPKCGHSFPVTLLAEPRGHQDGTGDNPVARTEQKPTEQGPGWEVIDRASSPPLVAQVVEDEDESVPLPTKPRKSRKAAKKADSLETVKVVGGVIAAILGVIGGVYLLLVFLGFAGTASSAYGELCDIFETAATALEDARQPQKRSAAAQKLSEQAKRLQAWTDKYKDAKAEEAAIKAALRRYEERMEKALVRVGIAEQQLQDDPEAMKDPNVSQAVRAWRVALLGLASQTDPLHKFKPSRR
- a CDS encoding pyridoxal phosphate-dependent aminotransferase, which encodes MIRWATDWWRRWRGRSRSPTAWLWRNAAESETVNRLARAMLSLPGEVLSAPLPWGEEAHGGGVIDLRHGAIRNVSFLPPSHSSNALPPAGGCGELRAVVAARYVPAAEISPQNVLITPGGSGALSLALEACLDPGDRVVLFDPCSPLLAWGAQSRRARLAWVPTWVEDGWCRFPRAVLERAIRRARMLLLADPVNPTGAVFHPEDREYIAWLAAAHDVLLYVDQAFAELHPRGEAARWEAIPGIRPHLLLADSLSWSHNVRGWRVGWLIGPRVVLRACQALQHLHAAVVPTPCQWLAAACLEESRPQHERPALFQRWQKQRQQAGDLFQRWGLETGDSGQGGFLWISTAALGLDGRQWAEVLERKYRLRVLPGELCGPSGRNMVRLGLLQHPGHWQEALNRLSRCLSEGKQRTSPCATAPGPFPHSPRAAFSLS
- a CDS encoding N-6 DNA methylase; its protein translation is MLQTYQRIRELAPAFAQDTLRATRSAHNEAEFERQMNNEIERLARELGVDLFFREQYTLATGRADAVYNRLVIEYEPPGSLRRDLTHGPTAHAVEQVKNYIAGLAQTERHERDRLLGVAFDGSFFIFVRYHQGHWIVEEPLPVNPASCERFLRSLFSLSSGRALIPENLVEDFGNHNPLSQEVTRALYHALSDHADDLTARLFEQWQLFFGETAGYEAAAGQLQHKAELRDFLQGMGLKPEQTDMPRFFFALQTYFAFIVKNIARLVLQAYAGGALGATPLTTVASLAGDALRRELRNLESGGFFRTLGLKNLLEGDFFAWYLDAWDASVEAALGQVLQRLADYNPVTVQDDPHSARDLLKKLYHYLLPREIRHDLGEFYTPDWLAEHLLAQLDEPLFQMPKSGAVSPLSPKRLLDPACGSGTFLVLAARALKANCRQAGLAEADTLEFILHNLAGLDLNPLAVMAARVNFLLAIADLLPYRRREVELPIYLADSILTPTLGQGLWEHNRRILETAVGPLPLPLAVDSRAKIEKLTDLLEEYITGGFTTDAFLQRCRRELPELNADSTHETTLRDLFERLQTLHRDGLDGIWARVIKNAFMPLFLEPFDYIVGNPPWINWESLPQAYRDRSAPLWQELGLFVHSGMDTILGKGKKDLSTLMTYAVIASFLKAGGKLGFVITQSVWKTSGAGQGFRRFRIGENGPHLRVIHVDDLSRLQVFEGASTRTSVFVLQKGQPTCYPVDYTYWQKISRGRGLDYDSTLEEVLAQTRRLQFQATPVDPNDPTSAWLTARPAALGAVQKVLGKSDYQAHAGATTWANSVYWLEKVAERPDGLWIVRNVTEGAKRKVEVVTVEIEPDLLYPLVRGRDVQRWLAQPSAYLLMTQDPKLRRGLDPKIMQSRYPKTWAYLKRFEAVLRERSGFKRYFTRKQGKQVIETGPFYSIFNVGDYTFAPWKVVWREQSAWFTVAVVGTRDGKCIVPDHKLMLIDCQDDKQAFYIAAVLNSVPVTITVWSYAIAIQQTTHIAEKVTIPAFDSKNANHLQLSTLSRRAHALAPAAYGGNVTAQAELAQVEAEIDRAAARLWGLTEDELDGLRQALSELKGEDPARTDEDDEAEA
- a CDS encoding DUF1559 domain-containing protein, translating into MKRSMSQREAFTLIELLVVIAIIAILIGLLLPAVQKVREAAARSKCSNNLKQIALAVHSYHDANGRFPYNGDPLTGRGCCVQSERQWSFLARLLPFIEQDNLYRAGGLANNPEAPMNSATGQQLFRTVVPTFRCPSDPTPDTRTNVANWGGFVMASTSYKGVSGSHYTHGGSASAYTNNTGWSGGDGLVGANCGNGIFCREDNRRRFRMEYITDGTSNTLMIGEDVGIMNDHNAWAYANGANGVCAIPLNLGTLLIRPAGVNVSPSFWPNVYSFRSMHPGGANFALADGSVRFVLDSMSLNTYRAASTFSGREVLGNDW